The Flammeovirga pectinis genomic interval AAGAAAAACTGTTAAGGAAACGGTTTAAAATTAGATAAAAGCGCATTTTTTTACGAAATTTGCACTTTGAGTCCTTCAAGGGTTCCCTCACCCCTTGAAGGATTTTTTATTCTCTTATATTTAAAAAGGAACATTAATGGTTAAGCATTTAGAATACTCTACTAAAGAAAGAGTAAAATTAGGATACTCGCTTCCTGTTATGGAAGCTTTTTATACAATTCAAGGCGAAGGGTCCTTTTCTGGACATGCCGCTTATTTTATTCGTCTAGCAGGTTGTGATGTTGGTTGTGTTTGGTGTGATGTAAAAGAATCATGGGAACAAGATAAACATCCAATTTTAGATGTAGAAGAGATTATTCAAGATGCAAAAGCCCACCCGGGTAGGTTAGCTATTATTACAGGAGGAGAACCTCTAATGCATGAACTTGGTCCTTTAACAAAGCGATTAAAGGAAGAGGGTTTTCAAATTAATATTGAAACTTCTGGAACTCATAAATTCACTGGAGAAATAGACTATGTTTGTTTGTCTCCTAAAAAGTTTAAAGCTCCTGTTGAAGAAGCATTTGATAAAGCTGATGAATTTAAAGTAGTTGTGTTTCATAAATCAGATTTACAATGGGCAATCGATCTTTCTGAAAAGTTAAACCCAAATTGTAAATTATACATTCAGCCAGAATGGTCAAAGAGAACTACTGTTACACCTTTATTGGTTGAATTTGTAAAAGAAAACCCAGAATGGCACTTGTCTTTACAGACGCACAAGTACATTGATATTCCTTAATTAGAAATATTCCTTTAGTTTTCGTTAACAGATCTCATGAATGTTATTATATTTGATATATAATATTGAGTAATACATGAGTTCGAATACAAATGATTTTATTAATCAATGGCTTTTACAATACCAAGAGGTAGTTTATAAGTATGAACGTAGAATATCTCTACTTGTAACATTGATAGCAGTAGGACTTGTCTTTTATAGATATGGCTTTTATTTAACGATAGAAGAAATTGAATCCGTAGTAACAGTACTCGGATTTATTTTTGTCGTTTATGAATTAGCCTACTTAGCAAGGTTTATTTTTTCAAATCACCGGCTAACTTTTCTGAAATCTACATGGATAGAAGGTTGCCTATTAACTTTACTTACCTTTAATGGGTTAATGTATAGCTTTTTTGGCATACGAATAATCCAGCAACTTTTTAGGTTATTATGGCTAGATAATCCATTTCAATCCTACGCTCATTTTTTATTCCTCTATTTAATTATTTTAATAGGGATAGAGACAACTAAAATATCAGTTGCTTTTTCTGAGTTAAAAATAAAGCCTTCTACAACATTTATATCAAGTTTTATCTTTCTTATACTCTTTGGTACATTTTGTTTAATGTTGCCTGCGGCATCTATTGGAGAATCTTCAATGGGTTTTTTAGATGCAATATTCACATCTGTAAGTGCATCTTGTGTTACAGGTTTAGCTGTTGTAGATACAGGACAGTTTTTTACATTTAAAGGAAAGATTGTTATCTTATTTCTTGCTCAAGTTGGTGGTATCGGTATTGTTTCATTTGCTACTTTCTTTGCCACATTTATGTCAAAAGGAGTGAGCTTAAAACATAAAACAATTATTCAAGATGTTTTAAGTAGTGAAGATTTATCGTCTGCAACAGGATTATTAAGAAAAGTAATTTTCCTTACTTTATTGATAGAATCCCTAGGTACAGTGTTTGTCTATTTTAGTTGGGACAACTCACTAGTATTTGATAATCATTTCCAAAAGGTTTTCTACTCAATATTTCATTCAGTCTCTGCATTTTGTAATGCTGGTTTTAGTTTGTTTCCAGATAGTTTAAATACCTATATTTTATCTTCTGATACCACCCAATTTAATACACCAAATACTGTTGTTGATTTAAGGCACATGTATGGGTTACATTTGGTAATAGGAATAATTATTATTTTTGGAAGTTTTGGTTTTACTACAATTGAAGAAATATTTTCTCCCGCAAAAATTAGAGATAGAATCAAAAACCCATGGAAAAAGTATTCTATAGGAACTTCAATTTCTCTGTATTCTACTATTCTTCTGATTTTATTAGGAATGGTAGCTTTATTTTTCTTGGAAATAGATCAATTAAGAGAGGATAGAACATTAGTAGAATCGTTAATAGCGTCTTTCTTTCAGTCTGTAACAACAAGAACGGCAGGGTTTAACTCTATGGATTTCGGTAGCATGAAGCCATCAACGATTATTGTTATGATATTTTTGATGTTTATTGGTGCGGCTCCAGGTTCTACAGGAGGAGGTATAAAGAGTAGTACTTTTTATGTTCTCTTACTTTCCTCTATAGGTATAATTAGAGGTAGGCAAAGAATGGTAGTGAGAAAAAGAACAATTAGTGATGAGAATATTAAACGTTCGTATTCCATTTTTATGTTTGCTGTTATTTATAATATGGTAGCAATTTTTCTACTGACCATAACTGAATCTGGCAACCCGAATATTGAGATTTTACCGTTAGTTTTTGAGGAAGTTTCTGCATTTGGTACTGCAGGTTTGAGCATGGGTGTTACAGGAGAACTTTCTTCTTTAGGGAAAGTAATTATTATCCTATCAATGTATATTGGAAGAGTGGGAACATTAACACTAGCATTAGCATTAAGTTCCACTGTAAAAACAAATAATTTCCAATATCCAGAAGCCCATGTAATGGTTGGTTAAGCCTCGTCTTTACTAATTAAAACAACAAATAATTCGTTAGCTGTTTCTTTAGATTTAATAGAAGTCGAAATCATCATAATAGGAGTTCGCTCACTATTGGCAGGGTTATATGCTTCTATATGCCTAGCCGTTTGAGGTTTCCCTGTTTTCTTTGCTAAAATCATAGGATGTTTATCTAAAGGAATCTCCACATCTGTACCCGCAATAAATAATTTTCTTACATCCATAGCATCATCTTCAGTTCTAGGTCTAACACCTCTACCTAAAAGTTCTGTACCAGTTTTATTGACATAAATCGGTATAGTATCTTCATCTGCTACCAAAATACCTAAAGAAGCCTCAGAGAAAGTTTCTATTAAAGAGCTTATATTATCTGGTAGATGATCTACCTTTTTCTTTGTTTCTTTCTCATAAGCGGCAATTTGTTCTTTTGCCCATCTTAATTCTTCTAATTGTGTGTGGAATCTACTTTTTAGTTGGTCTTCAGTTTCTTTTTCAATCTCATCATCGGAAGAAAAGTTGAGATTTTTAAAAGCCATATCAAATTCCATAAAGAAATTTTGCCATTCTTCAGGAGCGTCTCTATTTAATTCACTCGCTATACCTTGACTTTCGTATTCAAGATGTTTGATAAAGCTTAGTATGGGTTTTTTTAACCATCCTTTAATAACTTTATTTGTACTGAAATAAAATAGAGTTAAACAGAGAATACAAATTAAAGTAAGAGGTAATGTTTTTATACTTTGATTTAACCAAAGGTCTACCTGTGATATACAGAGTGCTACAGATTTATTAGAGTTTACAGCAGGTGCTAGCCTAACGATATACCAATTTTTAGTATTTGATGTAATATGATAATTAGGATTTTTAAATTCCTTAGTTAATGTTATTGGAATGGTAGAAAGAGCAGTTTTATTCATAATTGTCTTCTCTTTTCCATCTCTTATCCAAAGTACAGGAGTACCATTATCATTTAAAAAATAAGTATCTGTATGAGTAAGTTTATATAACGCAAATCCACTATTACGCACTTGAACAATTGATTTCTCAATTTCTTTCGACGCTATTTTAAATTGAAGAGTGGCTTGAGAGTTCTTTAATGCTTTCACAAGTGTACTTTTCTCTTGTTTTACATCAAGATATATTTTGACACTACTTCCTATAAATATAAATACAAGGGTAAGAATATAAGTTAGTAAAGCCTTAAACTGTACTTTTGAAAAAATAGTATTTATCTGAGTATTCATTATTTTGTATTCAAATTAATTCTCTGTTGCTTAGAAAGTCGATCTAGACGTACTTCAAAAGGTAAATCACTTCCTGTCTCAATTTTATTTATGAGCAGTTGTGAAAAATAAGGAGCTAAAGAAACGCCTTTGGCACCTAAACCATTAAAGATATGAATATTTTTAGATTTATCAGATGTTCCTATAAAAGGTCTTCTATCAAACGTAGCCGGTCTAATACCTGACCAATGAGAGAGGATCTCGTATTCATCATTTACTAAATTATCTACTTTTTCTAATAATTGCCTTTTACCTTTTTCAGTAGGAGACTCCATTTGTTCAACTCGCTCATATGTAGCTCCTAACTTGCAATTACCTTCTTCATCAATTGGTAAAATAAAGCCGTTTCTATTCACTATATGATTAAAACGTGCATTTTTGAATTTTATCATAAGCAACTCACCTTTTACAGGTCTAAAATCTAGATTTGTAAAGTAGGGGTTACTTTCAACTTTATTCCCTTCACAGAATATAATATGTTTTGCCGTAATATCTTTGTAACGCACCCCACCTTCGAGTTGTTCTAATTGATCATAATCGAACTCCTCATTAATCAATTGATTATTTTTCAACGCATAATCTTTAAATGCATCAAGTAATACAGGTATATCAACATAACCACTTCTTGTAACTTCCATGCCGCCAAAATCAGCTTGAATATACTCAGCGTATAATCCTTCTTTATGAAATTCCTCTATATAACTTTCATATTTATCATCAGCACTTGCAGAAATCCAATCTGTTTGTTTCTCTTGAGAATCAAAGGGGAAGTAAATGTTCATTGGTTTAAAACTTTTTACTCCATACTTTTCATCTAGTTGAGGATAAAAATTCTCCAGTTGATCAAATAAATCATCACACATCCAAGTCTTCACCATCTTTCTTCCTGTGATAGGGTTATATACTCCACCAGCAACACGAGAAGAGTTTTTTAGAGCGGCATTGTCAATGATCTTAAATGAAAAACCATTGTTTTGAACTGTTTCGGCAAATATTGTCCCTGCTAAGCCTTGTCCTACTATTAAATAATCAACTGTATATGTCATACTAAAATTCTAATTGTACATTTGTACTGTAAATATCATATTCTGATTAGAAAAAGTAGCAACAAAATGATAAAAGTTCACACTTTAACCTTTAGTCCATTCCAAGAAAACACTTATGTGGTATGGGACGATACAAAAGAAGCAATAATTGTAGACCCTGGATGCTATGATGCATCAGAAGAAAAAGAACTTGTATCTTTTATAGAAACGAACGAACTAAAAGTTGTCAAGATAGTAAATACGCACTGCCATTTAGATCATGTATTCGGAAATAAATTCTGTCAAGATACATTTGGAGTGAAATTATATATTCCTAAAGGAGAAGTTGAAATGCTTGCCATGGGAAGTGCATCAGCTGCAAAATACGGTATTCCTGGTTTTATCACATCTAGGCATGATGAGTTGTTGGAAAACTCAGGTGAAATTACATTTGGGGAGTCAACTCTAGAAATTCTATATGTTCCGGGGCATTCACCAGGTCATTTAGTATTCTTTGATAAAGAAGCTAAAGTAGCTTTGGGTGGCGATGTATTATTTAAAGGTTCTATTGGTAGAACAGATTTACCAGGTGGAGATCATCAGACACTTTTAGATAACATTAAATCTGTAATGTATAAATTACCTAGCGAAACAGTTGTATATCCTGGTCATGGACCTTTTACAACTATTGGTGATGAGAAAAGAAGTAATCCATTTGTAAAAGGATAATATGGGAATAAAAAGACATATACCGAATGCCATTACTTGTGGAAACTTACTAAGTGGTTGCTTTGGTATTTCACAATGTTTTGAAGGGAACTTAATCCTTGGAGCAGCAATGATTATTGTAGGAGCGGGGTTTGACTTTTTTGATGGCTTTGCCGCTAGAATGTTGAAGGTTTCTTCTCCTGTTGGTAAAGAATTAGATTCATTGGCAGATATGGTAACATTTGGTGTTTTACCAGCTGTAATCTTATACCAATTGTTTTTACAGTTAAACGTACATGAATACATTCCTTACCTCGCATTTTTAATTGCAGCATTTTCTGCAGTAAGGTTAGCCAACTTTAATGTAGACGAAAGACAATCCGATGGATTTATTGGTGTTCCGACGCCAGCAAATGCATTATTGATTGGATCGTTACCTTTAATTATAGATATGTATCCTCAGTTTACTCCATACATTATGAACGAATATGTTCTAAGTGGAATAGTTGTAGTGATGTCTTATTTATTAAATGCTGAGCTTCCATTAGTTTCTTTAAAGTTTAAGAACTTTGGATGGAAAGGGAATGAGTCTAGATATATCTTAATAGGAGTTAGTATCTTATTATTACTCATTTTACAAGTTGCTGCACTACCACTAATTGTAGTTACACAGGTAGCTGTATCAATGGTATTTAAAAAGTAGAATTCCTGTTATTCATAAAGAAGCATCTGATAATTAACTATCAGATGCTTCTTTTATTTTTACCTTAGGCTTCTCATTTCTAAAGATCTGATATTTCTTATATCCATACCAAAACTCTTCAGAACCTACTTTCAGTATTGTTAATGTTGGAATTGCAAATACCATCCCAATAACACCGCCCAATGCAGAGCCTACAAATACGGCCAAGAATATGGCGAGGGGATGCATTTTTACGCTTCTAGAAAATATTATAGGCTGTACCACTACATTATCAACTAACTGAACAACTCCGAAAACAGACAATACTTTAATAATTAAGAAGATATAATCTGAAACTTCTACGAGGGAATCATCTGTGAGAATACCCACAAGTACACCAAAAGAACCGCCAATAAAAGGTCCTAAATAAGGAATTAAATTGGCTACTGCAGCAAAGACGGCTATTGTAATAGCATACTCTACATTGGCAATCTTTAAACCAATGGTTGCAATAGAAAATATACTTAGCATCTGTAAGAATAAACCAAGTAAGTAGCTGGAAAGCAACTTCTCTGTTTTTATTAATGCAGCAATGGAAACTTCAAAATATTTATTGGGAATTAGAATAATAAATTGTCTTCTGAATAAACTAGGGTCGTATAAGAAGAAAAAAGTGATAAATAATACCGCCATCGTTCCTACAAAGAA includes:
- a CDS encoding MBL fold metallo-hydrolase, with protein sequence MIKVHTLTFSPFQENTYVVWDDTKEAIIVDPGCYDASEEKELVSFIETNELKVVKIVNTHCHLDHVFGNKFCQDTFGVKLYIPKGEVEMLAMGSASAAKYGIPGFITSRHDELLENSGEITFGESTLEILYVPGHSPGHLVFFDKEAKVALGGDVLFKGSIGRTDLPGGDHQTLLDNIKSVMYKLPSETVVYPGHGPFTTIGDEKRSNPFVKG
- the pssA gene encoding CDP-diacylglycerol--serine O-phosphatidyltransferase; translation: MGIKRHIPNAITCGNLLSGCFGISQCFEGNLILGAAMIIVGAGFDFFDGFAARMLKVSSPVGKELDSLADMVTFGVLPAVILYQLFLQLNVHEYIPYLAFLIAAFSAVRLANFNVDERQSDGFIGVPTPANALLIGSLPLIIDMYPQFTPYIMNEYVLSGIVVVMSYLLNAELPLVSLKFKNFGWKGNESRYILIGVSILLLLILQVAALPLIVVTQVAVSMVFKK
- a CDS encoding TrkH family potassium uptake protein → MSSNTNDFINQWLLQYQEVVYKYERRISLLVTLIAVGLVFYRYGFYLTIEEIESVVTVLGFIFVVYELAYLARFIFSNHRLTFLKSTWIEGCLLTLLTFNGLMYSFFGIRIIQQLFRLLWLDNPFQSYAHFLFLYLIILIGIETTKISVAFSELKIKPSTTFISSFIFLILFGTFCLMLPAASIGESSMGFLDAIFTSVSASCVTGLAVVDTGQFFTFKGKIVILFLAQVGGIGIVSFATFFATFMSKGVSLKHKTIIQDVLSSEDLSSATGLLRKVIFLTLLIESLGTVFVYFSWDNSLVFDNHFQKVFYSIFHSVSAFCNAGFSLFPDSLNTYILSSDTTQFNTPNTVVDLRHMYGLHLVIGIIIIFGSFGFTTIEEIFSPAKIRDRIKNPWKKYSIGTSISLYSTILLILLGMVALFFLEIDQLREDRTLVESLIASFFQSVTTRTAGFNSMDFGSMKPSTIIVMIFLMFIGAAPGSTGGGIKSSTFYVLLLSSIGIIRGRQRMVVRKRTISDENIKRSYSIFMFAVIYNMVAIFLLTITESGNPNIEILPLVFEEVSAFGTAGLSMGVTGELSSLGKVIIILSMYIGRVGTLTLALALSSTVKTNNFQYPEAHVMVG
- a CDS encoding NAD(P)/FAD-dependent oxidoreductase, which gives rise to MTYTVDYLIVGQGLAGTIFAETVQNNGFSFKIIDNAALKNSSRVAGGVYNPITGRKMVKTWMCDDLFDQLENFYPQLDEKYGVKSFKPMNIYFPFDSQEKQTDWISASADDKYESYIEEFHKEGLYAEYIQADFGGMEVTRSGYVDIPVLLDAFKDYALKNNQLINEEFDYDQLEQLEGGVRYKDITAKHIIFCEGNKVESNPYFTNLDFRPVKGELLMIKFKNARFNHIVNRNGFILPIDEEGNCKLGATYERVEQMESPTEKGKRQLLEKVDNLVNDEYEILSHWSGIRPATFDRRPFIGTSDKSKNIHIFNGLGAKGVSLAPYFSQLLINKIETGSDLPFEVRLDRLSKQQRINLNTK
- a CDS encoding 7-carboxy-7-deazaguanine synthase QueE, producing the protein MVKHLEYSTKERVKLGYSLPVMEAFYTIQGEGSFSGHAAYFIRLAGCDVGCVWCDVKESWEQDKHPILDVEEIIQDAKAHPGRLAIITGGEPLMHELGPLTKRLKEEGFQINIETSGTHKFTGEIDYVCLSPKKFKAPVEEAFDKADEFKVVVFHKSDLQWAIDLSEKLNPNCKLYIQPEWSKRTTVTPLLVEFVKENPEWHLSLQTHKYIDIP
- a CDS encoding AI-2E family transporter; this encodes MSDKIKSSFEEIASVAKYFRSFSNLLIFIAVIAVFMWLSVQLQDILAYIIISLIISSILQTPTNYISNVHAFGYKFPRALAVFISFLLLFSIIGLFVFLFYPLIKSQIAVLSEKNTQELLSVIEGPIYSLEALVKEYFLNDAEDGFLLNQLTEKISSTIQSDKLRSILNGVLAVTGNFFVGTMAVLFITFFFLYDPSLFRRQFIILIPNKYFEVSIAALIKTEKLLSSYLLGLFLQMLSIFSIATIGLKIANVEYAITIAVFAAVANLIPYLGPFIGGSFGVLVGILTDDSLVEVSDYIFLIIKVLSVFGVVQLVDNVVVQPIIFSRSVKMHPLAIFLAVFVGSALGGVIGMVFAIPTLTILKVGSEEFWYGYKKYQIFRNEKPKVKIKEASDS